In Zingiber officinale cultivar Zhangliang chromosome 1A, Zo_v1.1, whole genome shotgun sequence, the DNA window AaaggacaaaaaaaaaatgaggaaCCAGCTTCTTTAGTCTAGTCTCTACGCAGAATCTTACTTGTCATCATGGACGGGCACTCCCCACTCCTCATCATGGTATGCAACATACACAGAATCTAAATCGTAGAACAAGAAATTAGTGACGATTCAAAGATCTCGCTGAAGGAAAAAGGGAGTAAAAAAAGGTCATGTTTTTTCACCAGAATTTGATGTGATGAAACTGCATCTCTTCTCATCTTGACTATTCACATCATCGATCGTTGATGAGTCAACAGGAACTACGTTTCCGTCAAGTTTCGCCGGCGTGCGGCCGTAGTGCGCAATCCGCATCTTGCGCTTCGCTTGAGCGAGCACGGCGTGCTCCCTCTGCGCCGCGGCGATGCTGCCGGGAGCCCTGTCAAAACCAAGCAAGGCCATCGATTCCGACGACACAGCCAGTTGGCCGGCTCCTACGGAGCTCATTGACCTCTTCATCACTGGACGCGGTAACTTAGTGGGAGTCGGCTTCGGCACCGCAAGCTTATCACTGCTCGTACTCAACCCGTTCGACTCAATGCCTCGCTGAGGAGCAGCCTTAGCCTGCTTCGGCTTGGGCGAGACAGGGGGCGAGAGCTTAGTAGGAGTCACAGGAGCATTGTGATCCCCATCCGCTCGAGCTGCATTTTTAGCGAACGAGGAGGGCAAAGAGAGGGACTTCTGCAAGGTCTTCTTCAGCGGCTGAGCAGCCTCCAGCGGGCCGATGCGGTTGGAGGCAGGCTGCAGGACCGGACGGCCGCCGATATCCGCCACCTCCATTGTATGGCCGGACTTTACCTTGGAATTGCACATGTTGGTGAAGGGATTATAAGTGAAGAAAAGGTGGCTAATTGATTGAGAGATGGGCGTTCGATTGTAGGAAGGATGGAGGAGGGAAGGTGTTTATTTATAGGGCGGAGGGCGGGGGAAGGAAGGCGAGAGGAAGGTGGGGACAGGGAGGTGATGGAGGAGGAAGGGAATGGAACATGGAACGTGGAACATGGAACATGGAGGGAAGGGATAAGTTAGGTAGGACTTAGGAGGTGGGAGTTGGAGATACTTTGCAGCTGCTCGCTCACCTAAAGTCTGAACTCAAATTTCGATTAGTTCGATTCATCAAATCAAGATTtggaaacttaatttcaaaaacccTGAGCTTAAAGAAATAGAATTAGCAGGTGAGATGAAAGAAAAATAGCTCCAAAGTGCCTTCATTTGTAGAATAATATACGATTAAATATATTACTTTAGATGTTTCATGTGGACTAGCTAACATATTGTTAATTTAATGTGTTACTTCAATAAAGCTCTTGAAGCATTTTGTTGTAGCCGAATTGGTCCAATATAAAATATAACTAGCAGTTAAATAGTATAACACGCGATAGTAAGCCTGTGATTATGTACTATAAACTTTGAAATATAGAATAACAAACAATAACAGTTCAATACCTCAAGTTTATTAATACTCTTTTAGGGTTAGAGGTACTGCTGAAACGGGGAATTGAAGTAGGGTTGCATTTATTCATGCCCACTAGGAGCTGCAAGTTGGGAAAGTGGCAGTGGTCTCCAAAGTCCATTCGATCGTGGGAGATTGGATCATTAGCATCAGGAAAAGGATGGAGTGTCACAGAGTGGATAGGGCAATCATCCAGGATTGGAAAATATTTAAATCTCACCTTTATAGTTGGTGATATGAGTTATAATAAGTAGATTCAAGAAGTGATCTGGCGGTAGAGGTTAAAGTGATCTGGAAGTtaaagtcaaggtgatgtggtagtcaaagtcaaaataaaaatttattttttatctaatttcATGGCCCACTTAGTATTagggagttttttttttatctaactcAAGCGGTCTACGCTCGGCTGGAGAAAATACCGGTCAGACATAATGCACTTAACTTCATAAATCTCCATGCGCCCGGTTGGATAAAAGACCGGCCATACCTATTGCACTTAGCTTCATAAATCTACATGCACCCGACCATATGAAAGATCGGTCGAAGCTAATACACTTAACTTCATAAATCTACATGTGCCCGATCGGATGAAATGTCAACCGGACCTAATGCACTTAGCTTCATAAATCTACGTGAGTCCAACTGAATGAAAGATCAGCCAGACCTaaagcacttagccttataaatcTATATGTGCCCGGCTAGATGAAAGACCGATTGAGCTTGAGTCACTTTATCTTATAAATCTCTGTGTGTGTGCCCGGCCAAATGATAGGTCAGTCGGGCTCAAGTCTTATAACCTCATAGATATTTCCATATATACCTGGACAGATGCAATGTCGGTCGAGTTCGAGGCAGTTAATTTCGGGAAGTTCTTTACGTACGACCGATTATAAAATTGGTCAGAGTCAAGAGACTTAGTTGCATATCTATTTCCAATGAATCTTTAGCGTACACAATTTTATCGAAGTATTACTTAAATAGATTTCTAGCATGCTCGGTGCATCATATGGATCTCTGATCGGATTTATAATATAACATTCCATACATGATAAGGCAACCTAATACAAGAACAAGTGTAAAGACGATCGACATTGTTAACTGGCTAAGACATATTCAACAGATAGAcaacaaataatattttaacaacCTGTCAGAATTGTTGGGGAATATTCCTTTGGGAATGCCTTCAGAGGTTATCCTGTTTCCCATTGGGCGACCGTGTATGATAACATACTTCTGTAACAGTTCATCAAAGGCTTGAgccataaacgacaaaagagataCATCTATGGGTAAATAAAAGATTCCTCGTATACTCGTTACAGAATAAACTAACAAACTCCGACACACGATGCCACCTCATGATTACGGAGCTGGAATATAAAAGGAGCTTCCTCTCCATGGGTAAGGTATGCAATTTTACATCTGAACCCTATTCTCGCGTGACTACTTTCTTTTCAATTCCTTCACCTAGGACCATACTAACTTGAGTGTTAGAGGGTTTTGCTAGGGATCATTTTCCCTGATTTTTGGTCACTAACCCTCTGTCGAATCATCGGCGCGTGCGCAGGATCGCAAGGAGGTCTCTCCAAGAAGGGAAAAATCTTGCTCTTGTCAACCATTCGACCATCGCCGTCTATGGGAATCTTTGCCTAAATCTAAGGCGCAGAGATGGATGAGGTTGGAAAACTCACCATGATCACTTTAACACAACAGGAGCTGGAGATGATCGTCAATGCTCTAGTGCAAAAGGCATTGTAGTAGCTACAACAAGTGACTACTGGTGGTACGTTGCCACCACCAAATCTTGTGACATCCACAACAGCTCACCAAAGAGAGAGAGGGGAGCTCAAGAGGAAGTCCTCCATTTTTCTTCGTGCACCCCTCTCACCAATCCGGCATCCCCGAACACTTTTTCGTACACATCTTGACCACATGGATCTAGAGGAATTACGCCAAGAATCCTTTGGAGAAGTACCTGTCCTAGAAGAGCGTAAAGGAAAAGCTCCATTGACTGACAACTCTCGCGAGAGAATTAGTACCCCATTCTCTCAGCAGGTGCTAGATGATAAGTTGTCGAAATATTATCAGACCCTAAACATAGGAGAGTACTCGGGATCAACTAATCAAGAAGGGTATCTCCTTAAATTAGAACATGTTGCCCTCCTTCAACAATTTACGGATGGTGTAAAGTGTCGAATGTTCCTCATTACATTCGGCAGTTCAGCACAACAATGGTTCAAGCGACTACCAGACAACTCCATTAGCCAATTCAAGGATTTTTGCAAGGTCTTTTTGCACCACTTCTCCAGCAACCAATGTTATCATAAGACCCCCTAGAGCCTCTTTTCGCTCAAGCAAGGGCCTAAGGAGACTCTTAGAGcttatattaagagattcaatcaAGTGCCTATGGAAGTCCTCATAGCTATCATATAAATTTGGGTGAGCGCTTTTTCTCAATGGCTTACCGATAACGACTTTTTTCGTGATCTAGCGAGAAGACCTCCAAGGAACTTTGATCTACTACTCGATCGGGtgactgaattcattaatgtggaggaagcataAGCTTTTCGGAAAAAGGAGGCCACCCCACCCGCTTCACCTCTAACTCCGAGTGCCCGACTCTACCTGGTCCTCAATTTCATCACCAAGAACCATGACCTCAGGCCGTGCAACATGTAGGGATCCCCTGAGAGGCACTATGCAGGTGGTGTACATATCATCTGCCAACTACGTATGATACTCAGGAGTGTTACTCTCTGAGAAATCGCCAAAACCCCAATTCAAGATTTTGCTAGCGCACCGCATCATCCAATCACCACCCTTATCAACAGCCAGATGGTTCACCCAGGAGAGATCAGTGATAAATCGAGCGGTGCCAAAGAACACCTCTATCGCTAGCAGACCGGGCGCAAGTTCCAGCCCGAGTTCAATCTGAGCTAACAACTTGGCAGGAGGAGAATCGTAACAATGCTGCCTGGGACAACATCAACATGATAGCCGGGGGACTGACCAATGGAGATTCTAATCAAGCGAGAAAGTCACGCACCCAGCGTTTGGAGGTTCATGCGGTCAAGTGTAATACAGAGCAGATGGTCAGGCCCGAAATCAACTTTGGGCCCAAAAATCTGGAAGGCGTAGAATTATCCTATGATGATGCTCTAATAATTAAGAATGTTATAACCAATTATAATCTTTCTCATACTTTTGTTGACACAGAGAGCTCGATTAACATCATTTTCAAGCAGGCGTTCGAGTAGTTGCAGATCGACCCGAGTGAGCTTCAACCCATGATAACCCCTTTGTATGGATTCATGGGTAATGAAGTTCAACCACTCAGCcaaataaagttgatcatatcCCTAGGGGAGAAACCCCTGATGAGGACACATTAATACATCTTCATAGTTGTGGATGCACCCTCAGCCTACAATGCCATTTTGAGCTGACCAACCCTAAATAAATTTCAAGCAATCGTCTTGACCTTTTGTCAGAAAATAACATTTTCAGTGGATGATCAGGTGGGGGAGGTCAAGGGCAATCAATTGATAGCAAGCAAGTGCTACGTAGAAATCCTCAAAATGGAGGCCAATGTTactaaaaaaattcaaagaatggagtCAACACTATCCGGGAAGCACCTCCTGCCCTGGTATACAATGAGAAGGAAGAAGTGTAGATCCAACTTGGTTGGTCGGAAGCTACTATTCAAATAATGGCCGACTTGTCTCCTGAACTTAAGCTGAGCTGATCAAATGTTTGTCACGTAATAGTGATGTTTTTACCTGAACGCCCAAGGAAGTGATGGGTGTCTCACTCGAGGTCATGGAGTATGCACTCCATGTTCATCCAGATGCCCATCCGGTTAAGCAAAGGAAGCGGGATTTCCAGGTAGATTAGAATAAAATCATTAAGAAAGAAGTGGACAAATTATTGGAGGTAGGTTACACCCGGAAAGTTCAGTTCCCAAGCTAATTGGCAAATGTTATCCTAGTGTCTAAACCAAGAAACAAGTGACGGGGTTGCATAAACTTTAGAGATATTAACAAAGTCTGTCCGAAAGATTACTATCCATTACCCCATATCaatcaagtggtggattctacCTCTAGGTGTGAATTCATTTATATGTTGGACGCCTAccagggatatcaccaagtcccaCTCACCAAAGatgatcaggaaaaggttagcttcataactGTCGAGgacacttattgttataatgttatgtcattCAGAGTAAAGAATGCAGGAGTTATCTATCAACAACTTATGAACaaggtctttcagaagcagatcTTGCAAAATATGgagatttatgtggatgacatccttatAAAATCCATCTGAGCAAGTGACCTGTGCATGGATGTGGAGGAGACCTACCCAACTTTGAGGTGATACGGATTAAAGCTCAATCCCAgtaaatgtctgttcggagctaGGAGCGGTTGATTCCTAGGATACATAGTGACAGAGTGGAGAATTGAAGCCAACCCAAGCAAAGTGCGAGCTCTACAAGACATGACCCCCAGTAATCTAAAAGAAGCTAAAAAATGACTGTCCATAATCTGAATTGACTAATCAAGTCAATAGTAGGTAAAACTTTATGGATTTACTTGTCTGCCAATGAGCATGCTAATGGGGCAACATCAGTAAGGCAAGAGGAAAGAGAACAACAACCTATATAATTCTTtatccatttattaaaaggagctgagtatCGCTACACCACACCCGAGAAATTGGTGTACATACTGGTTTTATCTACTCGAAGGTTGCATCCTTATTTCTTATCTCATCCGATCATCATATTAACCAATAACACCTTGGGTTGTGTGCTTGTCAACCTTGAAGCTTCTAGAAGGTTGATAAAGGTGACCACGAAACTCAGTGAGTATGACATATAATATTAACCCCGAGCAACCATCAAGGCTCAAACCTTAGTGTCACGCCCTAGGTAGTCtatgccagaagaaatttcggcagcatcttcccTATACAGgtaacaatatgaaactttctacaatgccctcagggccacatatacctcggccaacatggccggacaataacaatatatataataACATACCACGCAGTTTAGTATCACAATCCACTAAAATATCGATAAGGAAAAcatctcaaatatcctactcaactacacccataaaactcaaatcacattcctactcaactacacccataaaacacaaatcacaacgacacaaataaaatcaactcgcCTCTTTttccgtctaggcaggcatgtagcagaacatatccaactaaatataaaaagaaaacccAACGATAATAAAGGATCATAtaagatccaagtgccaaaactagaacaagtctaaaacacagtctagatagtataataagaaaaaaaacaaaagaccaAACAAACATCCTTGCGATCtgcagggggactagcgactgcgATAATAAAGgatcatacaagatccaagtgccaaaactagaacaagtctaaaacacagtctagatagtataataagaaaaaaaacaaaagaccaAACAAACATCCTTGTGATCtgcagggggactagcgactggagatCTCTGGACAACCttaacctgaaatggtaatatcaacggggtgagtcaactcctcagcagaTAAttattgacatgcatagtaagaaaataaccaatagtaataattatgcgtacagtctcctgatataggaatgataaatgtaaactgaaataaacaggagaaaaatTGTACTAACTAGGACTTGGTATAGAGATAACAAGGTCATCAgatcgagagtatcataaatcttgtatgcatgtcaaacatatgcatccaccaaatatgcagcaaataagtacagcaaacacaagcaataaatgcatcaatgcgtatgatgccaatgacatgtcctggtcacccctactgccagtcagccgtctcacacacgatggtgagaccgagtgggtagggctgtgacaaccgtgcactctgccatcactgctcttgatgagtgatcgagtggacgggatgttgtcagagtacacctatcctccttacaccaaatcataagtgggggagctcaatgctctcatctccctgagccagtccagaggagggatccctatcggctaccatgctgcgtcacactaccccatgagcggaccaacggagccaaatagagcaaaactgtctaccggctaccacgccgcgtcaccagaccaacggagcctaacagagcagaactgtctgccggctaccacactgagtcaccggaccagcggagcTTAATAGCAGAattgccacacaccctgcctgacataccactaacccatgagtggtggtgtgtgcagatctatgtaactggtgatatgctcaacaataatggagccgactatcacacaacatgtaatcatgtgagatggtgcatgacagtaagcatgaaaatatcctgatcctgtccatctctacataatgtgtactATAGGATAAATAGATccaatcaatggtctaggtacacagggcAGATatagtataaaaacctaggtcctgaacataataaggcatggttatgtcactacccctataagcatatgTAATCAGGTGGGTACTAACATGAAATGCAAAATAGGTAAgcaaaaacaagcatgtaacaagtatccggtagtgacaaacTGATACAGAtatgaaacataatcattactatttgttaaaaactactatgcatatcaaatgacatatcaaaatagataagtcaaggtacccgccttcaaTAAGAGGAtccaatccggtccaaatccgatgtcgagatgctcgtctcacatcaaagtcctgtgtcaccaatatatatatatttttatttagctacaactcaatgaatagctaaataaaaatcctcaagaacaatttagggaaaaaccctaaatcataaacctcaacctacctaaattaaatccaacggttaattagggttagttacctaatccccaatcaacccattagattaataatccaaacctaaatcaattatactaatCATGAAGTCTACCTCATACCTAATTcagcacataaacctaattcatcaacatcatgtatcaaaattactacaccatacctcaagctcagccAACAAGTTTGCTGCCAGAAGGAGGTCCTGTCGAAACCAAGGTGAGCTGCTGGATCAAAGAGCAACCCACAACACAATTTCAAATCCACAGAACACTATACCTCACTGGAATCAATCAGATCAAGCAGGAGGTCACTGATCAAACATCAACCCCTCTAGTCTCTGCCCGATAGCCCAAGCACAACTCACTGATCCCCAACGTCTCCAATCCGTGATCTAATTCAGCCACAAAGAAAATGAGGATCAAGAACAGAGAAGGATCGGTGAATCGAGAAGAGGATTAAACAAAAATAGTGAAGACAAGGCTGTTACCTCACCACACTGCTGTCACTGGACATATCCGACTAGGGCACAGCGCCgccagaagaagaggagaaggatcaGGAGAAAGGTTCGGCGCTGAGGCTTACGGGAACACCACCGGCTGAGGAGGACAACCCGACAACCGTACCCCTGGTCGGCGGTGAAGACGCGATGGTGTGGATCGACACCGGTGACGAACAGAAAAGAAGTTTCCTCGAGTCATTCGTGAgaacagagagaagaagaagggaaggaagTTCTCGTCAGGGCAGAAAGGAGAAAGAGGAAGGGGTTGAGACGAAGAAGAAATAATAGGAGCAGGAACCGTcgcgtgcggcgccggttaggaaaAGGAGAGACGACGTCGCGAGGCCTAGGGCACTCGGGAGAAGAAAACGgtgaaaatgaagaaaaaggaaaaagaacaataaaaaaaattaaacttttcctcCCTTAAATgaggtagcctaaataggctttcccggagcccaatatttgatccccttaaacttgtcatacgagtttcaaaaaattcccaaaaaatttctaaaaatttcagaaaattcccttatggttatatgcccttttttggtattttacacttAATATACTTTATAGCAAAAGTACAAGATCCTGAGCCTTAGGAGACCTAGAAAATATACATGAATGGATCATTCACCTGATAGGGCAGTGAAATAGGGATCCTTATAATATCACCCAGAGATGATAGAATGTAATTATCCATTTgtctgaattatagagctaccaataatgaagcaaaatatgaagcattgatagctggGCTACAAGTCACTTGGCACGTAGGAGCTGCCCAGATTTTAATCTACTCAGATTCTCAATTAGCGCTCAATAACTGTTAGGTAACTTCAAGATAAATAACTAACCGCTTAAGCTTTATGAAGAAGCTTTCAAGAATTTGAGGACCAAGTTTTAGGAGGTGATTATATAGAAAGTTCcctgataaaaaaaaatcaaacaatagATGATCTGGCTAAGTTGGCTTCCGCCATAATTCCTTGGGCTATAGACAGACCAGTCGAGCAAACACTACTAGTAGCTTGTATTGAGTGACAGGCTAACCTTGAATTATAAATTGATTGGAGAACACCAATTATATTATTTCTACAACAGGACAGTTTGCCAGTTGAGAGAGAGAAGGCACATATGATTAAGA includes these proteins:
- the LOC122034594 gene encoding uncharacterized protein LOC122034594, which translates into the protein MCNSKVKSGHTMEVADIGGRPVLQPASNRIGPLEAAQPLKKTLQKSLSLPSSFAKNAARADGDHNAPVTPTKLSPPVSPKPKQAKAAPQRGIESNGLSTSSDKLAVPKPTPTKLPRPVMKRSMSSVGAGQLAVSSESMALLGFDRAPGSIAAAQREHAVLAQAKRKMRIAHYGRTPAKLDGNVVPVDSSTIDDVNSQDEKRCSFITSNSDSVYVAYHDEEWGVPVHDDKMLFELLVMAGVQVGLDWTTILKKREEFKAAFAEFDAELVAMFTERQMASVCAACVLDIGKVRGVIDNAKRILEVRREFASFANYLWGFINHKPLSPNYRSCRKIPVKTSKSESISKDMVRRGFRFVGPTVIHSFMQATGMTNDHLVSCPRHLHCSMTTITNANDYPA